A window from Lactiplantibacillus pentosus encodes these proteins:
- the murA gene encoding UDP-N-acetylglucosamine 1-carboxyvinyltransferase, translating to MEEIVVHGGQRLTGNVHIEGAKNAVLPILAASLLASDGQTHLSNVPVLSDVFTMNNVLKFLNAKIDFDEINKTIDIDASRQLSSEAPFQYVSKMRASIVVMGPLLARLGHAKVAMPGGCAIGSRPIDLHLKGLNALGAEIERHDGYVEATATKLHGAAIYLDFPSVGATQNIMMAATLADGVTTMENVAREPEIVDLANYLNQMGAKVTGAGTETIRIEGVKTMHGCDHSIVQDRIEAGTFMVAAAVTQGNVLVEDAIAEHNKPLISKMREMGVTVTEERGGIRVIGPETLKPTSVKTLPHPGFPTDMQPQMTILQLCAQGTSLLTETVFENRFMHLDELRRMNADFKIEGRSVIMYGPTDFNGAQVTATDLRAAAALVIAGLVSRGYTEVTNLKYLDRGYFNFHGKLAKLGAEIKRVEIPDGTVYALNPDFANQAAE from the coding sequence ATGGAGGAAATTGTAGTTCATGGCGGTCAACGTTTGACAGGTAATGTTCATATCGAGGGCGCTAAGAACGCTGTGTTACCGATTTTAGCAGCCAGTTTATTGGCTAGCGACGGACAAACACATTTATCAAATGTACCAGTTTTGTCAGACGTGTTCACAATGAATAACGTCTTGAAATTTTTGAATGCTAAAATTGATTTTGATGAAATTAATAAAACGATCGATATTGACGCCAGCCGTCAATTATCATCAGAAGCACCATTCCAATACGTGTCTAAAATGCGTGCATCAATTGTTGTGATGGGACCGTTATTAGCACGTTTAGGTCATGCGAAGGTTGCGATGCCGGGTGGGTGTGCGATTGGCTCACGGCCGATTGATTTGCATCTCAAAGGCTTAAATGCGCTCGGTGCAGAAATCGAACGCCACGATGGCTACGTTGAAGCCACCGCAACTAAATTACATGGTGCGGCAATCTACTTAGATTTTCCAAGTGTTGGTGCGACCCAAAATATTATGATGGCCGCAACGCTCGCTGACGGCGTGACGACCATGGAAAACGTGGCGCGCGAACCAGAAATCGTCGACTTAGCTAACTATCTGAATCAGATGGGTGCTAAAGTCACGGGTGCCGGGACTGAAACGATCCGAATCGAAGGCGTGAAGACGATGCACGGTTGTGATCACAGCATCGTCCAAGACCGGATCGAAGCCGGTACGTTTATGGTCGCTGCCGCAGTGACGCAAGGTAACGTCTTGGTGGAAGACGCGATTGCGGAACATAACAAGCCGTTGATCTCAAAGATGCGCGAAATGGGTGTCACGGTGACCGAAGAACGCGGGGGTATCCGGGTCATCGGTCCGGAGACGTTAAAACCAACGTCGGTCAAGACACTGCCACATCCTGGTTTCCCAACGGACATGCAACCACAGATGACGATTCTGCAATTGTGTGCGCAAGGCACTAGTTTACTGACGGAAACGGTTTTTGAGAATCGCTTCATGCACCTAGATGAACTCCGCCGAATGAACGCTGATTTCAAGATTGAAGGACGGTCGGTCATTATGTATGGGCCAACTGATTTCAACGGGGCGCAAGTGACGGCTACTGATTTACGAGCAGCTGCAGCCTTAGTCATCGCCGGTTTAGTCAGTCGGGGTTATACCGAAGTGACTAACCTCAAGTATTTGGATCGGGGCTACTTCAACTTCCATGGTAAGTTAGCCAAGTTGGGTGCAGAAATCAAACGGGTCGAGATTCCAGATGGCACCGTTTATGCGCTTAATCCAGACTTTGCCAACCAGGCAGCAGAATAA
- a CDS encoding F0F1 ATP synthase subunit epsilon, whose translation MADNAKSLTVSIVTPDGQVYENKTPMLIVRTIDGELGILPNHIPVIASLAIDEVRIKQLESDQEDDEIAVNGGFVEFSNNTATIVADSAERQNDIDVARAENARKRAETAIKAAQQKHDDAELARAQVALRRAMNRLNVARH comes from the coding sequence ATGGCTGACAATGCAAAATCATTAACCGTTAGCATCGTAACTCCAGACGGTCAGGTCTATGAAAACAAGACGCCAATGTTGATCGTACGGACGATTGACGGCGAACTCGGGATTTTGCCGAACCATATTCCAGTGATTGCTTCGCTGGCAATCGATGAGGTTCGGATCAAGCAACTCGAAAGTGATCAGGAAGACGATGAAATCGCCGTTAACGGTGGTTTCGTTGAGTTCAGTAACAATACGGCTACCATTGTCGCCGATAGTGCTGAACGTCAGAATGACATTGACGTTGCTCGGGCTGAGAATGCACGGAAACGCGCTGAAACGGCAATCAAAGCTGCCCAACAAAAGCATGATGATGCTGAGTTGGCACGGGCGCAAGTTGCCTTGCGTCGGGCTATGAACCGTTTGAACGTTGCCCGGCATTAA
- the atpD gene encoding F0F1 ATP synthase subunit beta: MSTGKVVQVIGPVVDVEFSLNDKLPDINNALIIQKDNDDTLTVEVSLELGDGVVRTVAMDGTDGLRRGMTVEDTGSSITVPVGKETLGRVFNVLGETIDGGPEFGPDAERNPIHRDAPKYDELTTSTEVLETGIKVIDLLAPYVRGGKIGLFGGAGVGKTVLIQELIHNIAQEHNGISVFTGVGERTREGNDLYFEMKGSGVLKNTAMVYGQMNEPPGARMRVALTGLTIAEYFRDVQGQDVLLFIDNIFRFTQAGSEVSALLGRIPSAVGYQPTLATEMGQLQERITSTKKGSVTSIQAVYVPADDYTDPAPATTFAHLDATTNLERSLTEQGIYPAVDPLASSSIALDPSIVGEEHYQVATEVQRVLQRYRELQDIISILGMDELSDEEKTTVARARRIQFFLSQNFFVAENFTGQPGSYVPINDTVKGFKEILEGKYDDLPEDAFRQVGKIEDVVEKAKSMVTD; the protein is encoded by the coding sequence ATGAGTACAGGTAAAGTTGTACAAGTTATTGGACCCGTTGTTGACGTTGAATTCTCTCTAAACGACAAGTTACCCGATATTAATAACGCCTTGATCATTCAAAAGGACAACGATGACACTTTAACGGTGGAAGTATCGTTGGAATTAGGTGATGGGGTCGTTCGGACCGTTGCGATGGACGGTACGGATGGTTTACGCCGGGGAATGACGGTTGAAGACACTGGTTCTTCAATTACGGTTCCTGTTGGTAAAGAGACGTTAGGCCGGGTCTTCAACGTTTTAGGGGAAACCATTGATGGTGGTCCAGAATTCGGTCCAGACGCAGAACGTAACCCGATTCACCGGGATGCGCCTAAATATGATGAATTAACAACTAGTACGGAAGTATTGGAAACTGGGATTAAAGTTATCGACCTCTTAGCACCATATGTTCGTGGTGGTAAGATTGGGTTGTTCGGTGGTGCCGGTGTTGGTAAAACCGTTTTAATTCAGGAATTAATTCATAACATTGCTCAAGAACATAACGGGATTTCCGTGTTTACCGGTGTTGGTGAACGGACGCGTGAAGGGAACGACCTTTACTTTGAAATGAAGGGTTCCGGCGTTCTGAAGAATACCGCCATGGTCTATGGTCAAATGAACGAACCACCAGGTGCCCGGATGCGGGTGGCCTTGACTGGGTTAACGATTGCGGAATACTTCCGTGATGTTCAAGGTCAAGACGTGCTGTTATTTATCGATAACATCTTCCGGTTCACCCAAGCTGGATCTGAAGTTTCCGCCTTACTTGGCCGGATTCCTTCAGCCGTTGGTTACCAACCAACCTTGGCGACTGAAATGGGTCAATTACAAGAACGAATCACTTCGACTAAGAAGGGTTCCGTTACTTCGATTCAAGCCGTTTACGTGCCTGCCGATGACTATACCGACCCGGCACCTGCAACGACTTTCGCCCATTTGGATGCGACGACCAACTTGGAACGTTCTTTGACGGAACAAGGGATCTATCCAGCCGTTGATCCATTGGCTTCTTCATCAATTGCGCTTGACCCATCAATCGTGGGTGAAGAACATTATCAAGTTGCCACTGAAGTTCAACGGGTCTTGCAACGTTACCGTGAATTGCAAGATATCATCTCGATCTTAGGGATGGATGAATTATCTGACGAAGAAAAGACGACCGTTGCACGTGCACGGCGGATTCAATTCTTCTTATCACAAAACTTCTTCGTTGCCGAAAACTTTACGGGTCAACCTGGTTCATACGTGCCAATCAATGATACGGTCAAGGGCTTCAAAGAAATCCTTGAAGGTAAATATGATGACCTACCAGAAGACGCATTCCGTCAAGTTGGTAAGATCGAAGACGTGGTCGAAAAAGCGAAATCGATGGTAACTGATTAG
- a CDS encoding F0F1 ATP synthase subunit gamma: protein MAESLMDVKRRIDSTKKTHQITSAMQMVSTSKLNQIQKHTTTYQVYASKVESIVSHLAKAHLMSASVGVANSNSNTISVSELLAQRPVKKTGLLIITSDRGLVGSYNSNVLKQTNDFMRTHKLDANNAVVLAVGGTGADFYKKNGLNVAYEYRGVSDVPTFKEVREIVKTVTSMYHNEVFDELYVFYNHFINRLSSGFRSVKMLPISEETFEQSESDNRKAKDSRVDVGPEYEMEPSEEAILSAVLPQYAESLVYGAILDAKTAEHASSSTAMKAASDNAGDLIDKLNLKYNRARQAAITTEITEITGGLVAQE from the coding sequence ATGGCAGAATCATTAATGGATGTCAAGCGCCGGATTGACTCAACGAAGAAGACTCATCAGATCACGTCCGCAATGCAAATGGTTTCAACCTCTAAGTTGAATCAGATTCAAAAGCATACGACGACGTATCAAGTGTACGCTTCCAAAGTTGAAAGCATCGTTTCGCATCTAGCCAAAGCTCATCTGATGTCAGCAAGTGTCGGTGTTGCCAATAGTAATTCCAATACCATCTCGGTAAGCGAATTATTAGCACAACGGCCTGTTAAAAAGACTGGTTTATTGATCATCACTTCCGACCGTGGTCTCGTGGGGAGCTATAACAGTAACGTGTTAAAGCAAACCAATGACTTCATGCGGACGCATAAGCTTGATGCCAATAACGCAGTCGTTTTGGCGGTTGGTGGCACTGGTGCGGATTTCTATAAAAAGAACGGCTTAAACGTGGCCTATGAATACCGCGGCGTCTCTGACGTACCAACTTTTAAAGAAGTTCGTGAAATCGTTAAGACAGTCACATCAATGTATCATAACGAAGTCTTTGATGAACTTTACGTGTTCTACAATCACTTTATCAACCGGCTTTCTTCTGGTTTCCGGTCAGTTAAAATGCTGCCGATCTCTGAAGAGACCTTTGAACAAAGTGAATCAGACAACCGTAAAGCCAAGGACAGTCGGGTCGATGTCGGTCCTGAGTACGAAATGGAACCGTCAGAAGAAGCGATTTTGTCGGCCGTGTTGCCACAATACGCTGAAAGCCTAGTTTATGGTGCAATCTTGGATGCCAAGACTGCTGAACATGCTTCGTCGTCAACTGCGATGAAGGCTGCATCAGATAACGCTGGCGATTTAATTGATAAGTTAAATCTGAAATATAACCGTGCGCGTCAAGCTGCGATTACCACTGAAATTACTGAAATCACTGGTGGCTTGGTTGCGCAAGAATAA
- the atpA gene encoding F0F1 ATP synthase subunit alpha has protein sequence MSIKSEEISALIKQQLESYQTELSVAETGTVTYVGDGIARAHGLDNALQGELLEFSNGVYGMVQNLESNDVGIVVLGDFDGIREGDTVKRTGRIMEVPVGDAMIGRVVNPLGQPVDGLGEIKTTNTRPIEHKAPGIMQRQSVSEPLQTGIKAIDALVPIGRGQRELIIGDRKTGKTSVAIDAILNQKDQDMICVYVAIGQKDSTVRAQVETLKKLGAMDYTIVVTAGPSEPAPLLYLAPYAGAAMGEEFMFNGKHVLIVYDDLSKQATAYRELSLILRRPPGREAYPGDVFYLHSRLLERAAKLSDELGGGSMTALPIIETQAGDISAYIPTNVISITDGQIFLDSDSFYSGVRPAIDAGASVSRVGGDAQIKAMKSVAGTLRLDLASYRELESFSQFGSDLDAATQAKLNRGQRIVEVLKQPVHSPLKVEEQVMILYALTNGYLDKVAVDDIARYQSELFEFVHASHQDLFDTILSTKKLPDTDKMNSALDAFAEQFQPTAAAAK, from the coding sequence ATGAGCATTAAATCTGAAGAAATCAGTGCTCTAATCAAACAACAATTAGAAAGTTATCAAACTGAGCTCTCAGTTGCTGAAACCGGTACTGTCACCTACGTTGGTGATGGGATCGCCCGTGCTCACGGACTCGACAACGCCTTACAAGGTGAATTGCTCGAATTCAGTAACGGAGTTTACGGGATGGTACAAAACCTCGAAAGCAACGATGTTGGTATCGTTGTCTTAGGGGATTTTGATGGTATTCGTGAAGGCGATACTGTTAAGCGGACTGGCCGCATCATGGAAGTTCCAGTTGGGGATGCCATGATTGGCCGGGTCGTGAACCCATTAGGTCAACCAGTCGACGGCTTAGGTGAGATTAAGACCACGAACACGCGGCCAATCGAACATAAAGCCCCAGGGATCATGCAACGGCAATCAGTTAGCGAACCACTCCAAACTGGGATCAAGGCCATTGATGCCTTAGTTCCAATTGGTCGTGGCCAACGTGAATTGATTATCGGTGACCGTAAGACTGGTAAGACGTCCGTTGCCATTGATGCCATTTTGAACCAAAAAGACCAAGACATGATTTGTGTCTACGTCGCAATTGGTCAAAAGGACTCAACGGTGCGGGCCCAAGTTGAAACGTTGAAGAAGTTAGGTGCGATGGATTATACGATCGTCGTTACCGCCGGACCTTCTGAACCAGCACCATTGTTGTACTTAGCACCTTATGCTGGGGCAGCGATGGGTGAAGAATTCATGTTCAATGGCAAGCATGTTTTAATCGTCTATGATGACCTTTCAAAGCAAGCAACGGCTTACCGTGAACTTTCATTGATTCTTCGTCGTCCTCCAGGTCGTGAAGCCTATCCTGGTGATGTCTTCTACTTGCACTCACGGTTGCTCGAACGGGCCGCTAAGTTGAGTGATGAATTGGGTGGCGGTTCAATGACTGCCTTACCAATCATCGAAACGCAAGCCGGGGATATCTCAGCATATATTCCAACTAACGTTATTTCCATCACCGATGGCCAAATCTTCTTGGATAGTGATTCATTCTATTCTGGTGTTCGGCCAGCGATCGATGCCGGGGCTTCTGTTTCCCGGGTTGGTGGGGATGCTCAAATCAAAGCCATGAAGTCAGTTGCCGGGACATTACGTCTGGACTTGGCTTCATACCGTGAATTGGAATCATTCTCACAATTCGGTTCTGATTTGGATGCCGCAACCCAAGCGAAGTTAAATCGTGGGCAACGGATCGTTGAAGTCTTAAAGCAACCTGTTCATTCACCATTAAAGGTTGAAGAACAAGTTATGATTTTATACGCTTTGACGAACGGTTATCTCGATAAAGTGGCAGTAGACGATATTGCCCGTTATCAAAGCGAATTGTTCGAATTCGTCCACGCTAGTCATCAAGACCTATTTGACACGATCTTATCAACTAAGAAGTTGCCGGATACCGACAAGATGAACAGTGCGCTGGATGCATTCGCAGAACAATTCCAGCCAACCGCTGCCGCTGCAAAGTAG
- the atpH gene encoding ATP synthase F1 subunit delta, translated as MSLDNLTIASRYSKALFELAVEKDQTEAFLAELKQLRQVFVDNPQLAEVLSGSLLPVDQKQTTLSTLTDHASEYIKNFIQMLYDYGRMSNLVDIVDAFEARFDESRKIVHAEVTSAVKLSDEQADAIAKAFAERVGANQVVLSRKVDEAIIGGVIVKSNNQTFDGSVALQLTNLRRALINN; from the coding sequence ATGAGTCTTGATAATCTTACAATTGCAAGTCGCTATTCAAAGGCACTCTTTGAACTTGCAGTTGAAAAGGATCAGACCGAAGCATTCCTGGCTGAATTAAAGCAATTACGGCAAGTCTTTGTCGACAACCCGCAATTGGCAGAGGTCCTCTCAGGATCATTGCTTCCGGTTGATCAAAAACAGACAACGTTGTCAACTTTGACTGACCACGCTTCAGAATACATTAAAAACTTTATTCAAATGTTGTATGATTACGGCCGCATGTCTAACTTAGTTGACATTGTTGACGCGTTTGAAGCACGTTTCGATGAGAGTCGTAAAATAGTGCATGCCGAAGTAACGTCCGCGGTCAAGTTGTCAGATGAGCAAGCTGATGCAATCGCAAAGGCATTCGCCGAACGCGTTGGTGCCAATCAGGTTGTTTTGTCACGTAAAGTCGATGAAGCAATCATTGGCGGAGTAATTGTGAAATCAAATAATCAAACGTTTGATGGAAGCGTTGCGTTACAACTAACGAATTTAAGACGAGCACTCATCAACAATTAG
- the atpF gene encoding F0F1 ATP synthase subunit B codes for MLSHLIIGASGLYLGDMLFIGISFIVLMALISVVAWKPITKMMADRADKIANDIDSAQKSRQEASDLADQRRDALSHSRAEASEIVADAKKSGEKQRSSIIADAQNEATQYKQNARKDIEQERQDALKNVQSDVADISVAIATKIIKKQLDPEGQQALINSYIEGLGKHES; via the coding sequence ATGCTCTCGCATTTAATTATCGGTGCATCCGGTCTCTACCTTGGTGATATGTTGTTTATCGGGATTAGCTTTATTGTTTTGATGGCATTGATCTCTGTTGTTGCTTGGAAGCCCATCACAAAAATGATGGCTGATCGAGCCGACAAGATTGCGAACGACATTGATTCAGCACAAAAGTCTCGGCAAGAAGCGAGTGACTTAGCTGATCAACGGCGTGATGCGCTATCACACTCTCGAGCTGAAGCGAGTGAAATTGTCGCTGACGCGAAAAAGAGTGGCGAAAAGCAACGGTCAAGTATCATTGCCGATGCGCAAAACGAAGCAACGCAGTATAAACAAAATGCGCGTAAGGATATTGAACAGGAGCGTCAAGATGCCTTGAAGAACGTCCAATCAGACGTCGCTGACATTTCGGTTGCGATTGCGACGAAGATCATTAAGAAGCAATTGGATCCGGAAGGCCAACAGGCATTAATTAATTCGTATATTGAAGGGTTGGGAAAGCATGAGTCTTGA
- the atpE gene encoding F0F1 ATP synthase subunit C: protein MGAIAAGIAMCGAAIGAGIGNGLVISKMLEGMARQPELSGQLRTNMFIGVGLVESMPIISFVVALMVMNK from the coding sequence ATGGGAGCAATTGCTGCAGGTATTGCTATGTGTGGTGCCGCTATAGGTGCTGGTATTGGTAACGGTTTGGTTATTTCTAAGATGCTTGAAGGGATGGCCCGTCAACCAGAATTATCTGGTCAATTACGGACTAACATGTTCATCGGTGTTGGGTTGGTCGAATCAATGCCTATCATTTCCTTCGTTGTTGCTTTGATGGTTATGAACAAGTAA
- the atpB gene encoding F0F1 ATP synthase subunit A — protein MGDPVPTVKFLGLTFNIANDISVIVTCLIVFLFVFLLSRHITMKPKGGQNVLEWLIEFTNGIVKGSIKGNEASNFGLYAFTLFLFIFIANQLGLFIQVQVGQYTYLKSPTADPIVTLTLSFMTVALAHAAGVRKKGMGGYLKEYTQPFAVFAVVNVFEQFTDFLTLGLRLFGNIFAGELLLTKVADLAKSNGWLSYVYSFPIELLWQGFSVFIGSIQAFVFVTLTSVYISQKVNDEE, from the coding sequence GTGGGTGATCCAGTTCCTACAGTCAAATTCCTTGGGCTGACGTTTAATATCGCGAATGACATCTCAGTAATCGTGACTTGTCTAATTGTGTTCTTGTTTGTATTTTTGCTTTCGCGACATATTACGATGAAGCCCAAGGGTGGACAAAATGTGCTGGAGTGGCTCATCGAGTTCACGAATGGCATTGTCAAAGGGTCGATCAAGGGTAACGAAGCGTCTAACTTCGGTTTGTACGCATTTACATTGTTTCTCTTTATCTTCATCGCTAACCAACTTGGATTGTTCATTCAGGTTCAGGTCGGGCAGTATACGTATCTGAAGAGTCCAACCGCCGATCCGATTGTGACTTTGACGTTATCGTTTATGACCGTTGCACTTGCACATGCTGCGGGTGTTCGTAAGAAAGGTATGGGTGGTTATTTGAAAGAATACACACAACCTTTTGCTGTTTTCGCGGTTGTTAACGTCTTTGAACAATTTACCGATTTCCTAACTTTAGGTCTTCGGCTGTTCGGGAACATCTTTGCTGGTGAATTGTTACTAACGAAGGTTGCTGATTTGGCAAAGAGCAACGGTTGGTTGAGCTATGTTTACTCATTTCCAATTGAACTCTTATGGCAAGGTTTCTCAGTGTTTATCGGGAGCATTCAAGCGTTCGTGTTCGTAACCTTGACTTCAGTTTATATTTCTCAGAAGGTTAACGACGAGGAATAA
- a CDS encoding uracil-xanthine permease family protein gives MTKKAAFHNDEVVLDIHDRPKFGSWLGLSVQHLFSMFGSTVLVPILVGLNPGIALFSSGVGTLMYILITRGKIPAYMGSSFSFIVVMQSLMKTAGYPAIAQGTVAVGCVYLLVSLLVTLIGSDWIDKALPPIVVGPIVMVIGLSLASTAAKDATMNGNNYDLKYFAVAIATMLLTVIFNMYLRGFMSLVPILLGIVCGYILAVLVGIVGFSGVEKAHWFAMPAFQLPFISYHPGIYWGAILSMAPIAFVTMSEHMGHIMVLNKLTKRNFFKDPGLNHTLAGDGTASIIAGFVGGPPVTSYGENIGVLAITRVHSIYVLGGAAFFAIIFSFVGKLSALIESIPSPVIGGVSFLLFGVIASSGMRILIDNKVDFNQKRNLMIASAILVIGIGNAYLQIGSFQFSGLAVATVLGIAMNLILPKVAVNEK, from the coding sequence ATGACAAAGAAAGCGGCGTTTCATAATGATGAAGTCGTATTAGACATTCATGACCGACCAAAGTTTGGTAGTTGGTTAGGATTATCCGTACAGCATCTGTTCTCCATGTTTGGGTCGACCGTCCTGGTGCCAATTCTGGTGGGGTTAAATCCGGGCATTGCGCTTTTTAGTTCCGGGGTCGGGACGTTGATGTATATCCTGATTACGCGTGGTAAGATTCCAGCGTACATGGGGTCTAGCTTTTCATTCATCGTTGTTATGCAGTCGCTGATGAAGACGGCTGGTTATCCAGCAATCGCGCAAGGGACGGTCGCCGTTGGGTGCGTCTACTTGCTTGTCAGTCTGTTGGTGACATTGATTGGGTCGGATTGGATCGACAAGGCGTTGCCACCAATTGTTGTTGGACCAATCGTCATGGTGATTGGATTGTCACTCGCCAGTACCGCGGCCAAGGACGCGACGATGAATGGCAATAATTATGATTTGAAATATTTTGCGGTCGCGATTGCGACGATGTTACTGACGGTAATCTTTAATATGTATCTGCGCGGCTTCATGAGTTTAGTGCCAATCTTACTCGGCATCGTCTGTGGTTATATTTTGGCGGTCTTAGTCGGAATCGTGGGCTTCTCTGGTGTTGAAAAGGCGCACTGGTTTGCGATGCCAGCCTTTCAATTACCGTTTATTAGTTACCATCCCGGCATCTACTGGGGGGCAATTTTAAGTATGGCGCCGATTGCCTTTGTCACGATGTCAGAACACATGGGCCACATTATGGTGCTGAACAAGTTGACCAAACGAAACTTTTTCAAAGATCCAGGTCTTAATCACACGTTAGCTGGTGACGGGACCGCGTCAATTATTGCTGGTTTTGTTGGTGGCCCGCCCGTGACATCTTACGGTGAAAATATCGGTGTGTTGGCCATTACTCGGGTTCACAGTATTTACGTGCTCGGTGGCGCGGCGTTTTTTGCCATCATCTTTAGTTTTGTCGGCAAGCTGTCCGCACTGATTGAAAGTATTCCGTCTCCAGTCATTGGTGGTGTCAGTTTCTTGCTATTTGGGGTGATTGCCTCCAGTGGAATGCGCATCCTGATTGATAATAAAGTTGATTTTAATCAGAAGCGTAATTTGATGATTGCATCAGCGATTTTGGTGATTGGAATTGGGAATGCTTACTTACAAATTGGGAGCTTTCAATTTAGTGGTTTAGCTGTCGCAACAGTGCTCGGAATCGCTATGAACCTGATATTACCAAAGGTGGCTGTCAACGAGAAGTAA